The Fusarium keratoplasticum isolate Fu6.1 chromosome 8, whole genome shotgun sequence genome includes a region encoding these proteins:
- a CDS encoding Protein kinase domain-containing protein, whose amino-acid sequence MDTQWQAYPAAGSPSSSRRHNGNSQVPRDYTSQPPPPGGYKYDQYHGGAPVHPGAAPPASAPAGNPAASPIAPPQMRDGNGDVAMHDAHDAHAGIKYPMRPHHQSHLSGGRPVNLQSPQEPSSATQRYSPMETLSPTSPYAPKSGSNSQFTSPTSQRQSPTRQDYSQPPYFPGGRPHQPGQQLPPINPYASGNPPEGYPSSVVANIDGAFNLDPKSPRRPVPVSRGPVPEFKKLRAPSDLHPKVNSQPPFRRANPEGGFISPLQALTVHLPATYRICNPSFKYESSRNPRRVLTKPSKGVKNDGYDNEDSDYILYVNDILGSEEAGHKNRYLILDVLGQGTFGQVVKCQNLKTQEVVAVKVIKNRTAYFNQSMMEVSVLDLLNTKLDKNDDHHLLRLKDTFIHRQHLCLVFELLSVNLYELIKQNQFRGLSTTLVRVFAQQLLNGLALLNKARLIHCDLKPENILLKNLESPIIKIIDFGSACDERQTVYTYIQSRFYRSPEVLLGLPYSSAIDMWSLGCIVVELFLGLPLFPGSSEYNQVSRIVEMLGNPPNWMIEMGKQAGDFFEKRQDEFGRRTYHLKSMEQYARERGTKEQPSKKYFQANTLPEIIKSYPMPRKNMKQSEIDREMNNRIAFIDFVRGLLTINPLERWSPQQAKLHPFITQQKFTGPFVPPMNLKSSSLNRSPAPGTQQQQQAEALSKQRAQAAQAQAASAAQGAYASMNSGQYSQSGHVQSQMYGNNSMYSPGGSHGNMPSAYGQQSGQYGPMVMSQQPQQMAQGQYAQMPQPNMYQQGGMRQQRPRASTMEQQQSGIPAAIQRVASHLDPSQPIRLQPSPAYYPPTGESLATAAENATRTGAGRRGSRVQQGGRGNRDFIRNLEERTLEEGFMGNQNTWH is encoded by the exons ATGGATACCCAGTGGCAGGCATATCCCGCCGCAGGCTcgcccagctcctcgagaagacACAACGGCAACTCCCAGGTGCCCCGAGACTACACCtcccagcctcctcctcctggcggATACAAGTACGACCAGTACCACGGCGGCGCTCCCGTTCATCCAGGCGCTGCTCCGCCCGCTTCTGCTCCCGCTGGTAACCCGGCCGCCTCCCCCATTGCACCCCCTCAGATGCGCGACGGCAACGGCGACGTTGCCATGCACGATGCTCACGACGCCCACGCGGGCATCAAGTACCCCATGAGGCCCCATCACCAGTCTCACCTGTCGGGCGGTCGTCCCGTCAACCTCCAATCTCCCCAGGAGCCCTCTTCTGCTACCCAGCGATACTCTCCCATGGAGACCTTGTCCCCCACCTCGCCGTATGCGCCCAAGTCCGGTTCCAACAGCCAGTTCACCAGCCCGACCTCGCAGCGGCAATCACCTACACGCCAGGACTACTCTCAGCCTCCTTACTTTCCCGGTGGTCGCCCGCACCAGCCAGGCCAGCAGCTGCCTCCCATCAACCCTTACGCGTCTGGGAACCCCCCAGAGGGCTACCCTTCGTCTGTTGTTGCCAACATCGATGGCGCCTTCAACCTCGATCCCAAGTCTCCTCGTAGGCCTGTGCCCGTCAGCAGAGGCCCTGTGCCAGAGTTTAAGAAGCTGAGGGCTCCGTCTGACCTTCACCCCAAGGTCAATTCGCAGCCTCCGTTCCGTCGCGCCAATCCCGAAGGCGGCTTCATCAGC CCCCTTCAAGCTCTGACCGTTCATCTGCCTGCTACATACCGCATTTGCAACCCAAGCTTCAAATACGAATCGTCGCGCAATCCCCGTAGAGTCTTGACCAAGCCTAGTAAAGGTGTCAAGAACGATGGCTATGACAACGAGGACAGCGATTACATCCTCTACGTCAACGACATCCTTGGTTCGGAGGAGGCGGGCCACAA GAACCGTTACCTCATCCTGGACGTGCTGGGTCAAGGTACCTTTGGTCAGGTTGTTAAATGTCAGAACCTCAAGACCCAAGAGGTGGTGGctgtcaaggtcatcaagaaccGCACAGCCTACTTCAACCAGAGTATGATGGAGGTTTCAGTACTCGATTTG CTCAACACGAAGCTCGACAAGAACGACGACCATCATCTTCTGCGCTTGAAGGACACATTCATCCACCGTCAACATCTTTGCTTGGTGTTTGAGCTCCTCAGCGTCAACTTGTACGAGCTTATCAAGCAGAACCAGTTCCGAGGACTCAGCACCACTCTGGTCCGCGTCTttgctcagcagcttctcaatggTCTTGCACTGCTCAACAAGGCGCGCCTGATTCACTGCGACTTGAAACCCGAAAACATTTTGCTCAAGAATCTCGAGAGCCCCATCATCAAGATTATCGATTTCGGTTCGGCTTGTGACGAGCGACAAACCGTGTACACTTATATCCAGTCCCGATTCTACCGTTCCCCCGAAGTCCTACTCGGCCTTCCTTATTCCTCCGCTATCGATATGTGGTCCCTGGGCTGTATCGTGGTGGAGCTCTTCCTGGGACTGCCACTGTTCCCAGGTTCGTCCGAGTACAACCAGGTGTCGCGAATCGTCGAGATGCTCGGCAACCCGCCTAACTGGATGATCGAGATGGGCAAGCAAGCTGGTGATTTCTTCGAGAAGAGGCAAGACGAGTTTGGTCGACGGACATATCACCTCAAGAGTATGGAGCAGTACGCCCGCGAGCGCGGTACCAAGGAGCAGCCGAGCAAGAAGTACTTCCAGGCCAACACCCTCCCTGAGATCATCAAGTCGTACCCTATGCCTCGGAAAAACATGAAGCAGAGCGAGATTGATCGAG AAATGAACAATCGCATCGCTTTCATCGACTTCGTTCGCGGTCTTCTCACTATCAACCCTCTGGAGCGATGGTCACCACAGCAAGCGAAGCTTCATCCTTTTATCACGCAACAAAAGTTTACTGGTCCTTTTGTTCCGCCCATGAACCTCAAGTCGAGCTCGCTGAACCGATCACCGGCGCCCGGaacccagcagcagcaacaagccGAAGCACTCAGCAAGCAGCGTGCGCAAGCGGCGCAGGCACAAGCCGCTTCGGCAGCCCAAGGAGCTTACGCCTCGATGAACTCGGGACAGTACTCTCAGTCTGGTCATGTGCAATCGCAGATGTATGGAAACAATTCCATGTATTCTCCTGGAGGCAGTCATGGAAACATGCCCTCAGCATATGGTCAACAGTCGGGCCAGTATGGACCGATGGTCATgtctcagcagcctcaacagATGGCTCAGGGTCAGTATGCGCAAATGCCCCAGCCCAACATGTATCAACAAGGAGGCATGAGGCAGCAACGGCCACGTGCTTCGACCatggagcagcagcagagcggTATTCCTGCTGCCATCCAACG